The Triticum aestivum cultivar Chinese Spring chromosome 7B, IWGSC CS RefSeq v2.1, whole genome shotgun sequence genome window below encodes:
- the LOC123158215 gene encoding probable auxin efflux carrier component 9 — MAPLYTAAALGYASVRWLGAFSEEQCAGINHFVATYALPALVFDMVSTNDPYAMNARLVAADTLQKGAMLLGLMAWAAWPSSRCRGGNSAMRWVVTAFSVAQLPSTIIMGVPLLGGMYGPASKDLMKQIVVMQFYLWYNVVIFMYEYMAATDGSTKAILI; from the coding sequence ATGGCGCCGCTGTACACGGCGGCGGCGCTAGGCTACGCGTCGGTGCGCTGGCTCGGGGCCTTCTCCGAGGAGCAGTGCGCGGGGATCAACCACTTCGTCGCCACTTACGCCCTGCCGGCTCTCGTCTTCGACATGGTCTCCACCAACGACCCCTACGCCATGAACGCCCGCCTCGTGGCCGCCGACACGCTGCAGAAGGGGGCCATGCTGCTCGGCCTCATGGCGTGGGCCGCGTGGCCCTCATCCCGCTGCCGCGGCGGCAACTCTGCGATGCGGTGGGTGGTGACCGCCTTCTCCGTGGCGCAGCTGCCCAGCACGATCATCATGGGCGTGCCGCTCCTCGGCGGCATGTACGGGCCCGCGTCCAAGGACCTCATGAAGCAGATCGTCGTGATGCAGTTCTACCTCTGGTACAACGTCGTCATCTTCATGTACGAGTACATGGCGGCGACGGACGGCAGCACCAAGGCCATCCTCATCTGA